In Veillonellales bacterium, a single window of DNA contains:
- a CDS encoding efflux RND transporter periplasmic adaptor subunit, with protein MTAVWQKIRRYKLWLIALLIVAGAVQMTGVLSTGKAQQPAKVTTITAERGEVTSVVSATGTISPVNMVDISSKISGLIEEVKVAENDHVKAGQVLFVLDDSHLQTQVSQARARLASAAASYERSQRLHDIDGISDQQLDSARTDYSVAQAAYDDAVSQLADTVIKAPIDGVVIGKPTPAGQAVSPGFSSQMVLMTIADMDKMQIQTQVDESDIGKVKNGQHVTFTVDAYPGETFTGVVSNVSQKATVQSNVVYYNVMVDVDNKANLLKPTMTARVSINVGQSSNTLVVPLTAVKMINGQYVVGVEKDGKVENAVVTTGLSNDEKIEILSGLTDGDHVVVSQVKTQDNAAKSGNGGTSGGMNLFRGMGR; from the coding sequence ATGACAGCAGTGTGGCAAAAGATCCGACGGTATAAGTTATGGCTGATTGCACTGCTTATTGTGGCCGGAGCAGTGCAGATGACCGGCGTGCTGAGTACCGGTAAAGCCCAGCAGCCGGCAAAGGTGACGACGATTACGGCTGAACGGGGAGAAGTCACATCGGTGGTTTCCGCTACCGGTACGATTAGCCCGGTCAATATGGTAGATATCAGTTCCAAAATTTCCGGCTTGATCGAAGAAGTGAAAGTGGCTGAAAATGACCATGTGAAAGCCGGACAGGTGCTGTTTGTGCTGGATGACAGTCATCTCCAGACTCAGGTATCGCAGGCTCGGGCCCGTTTGGCAAGTGCAGCGGCAAGTTATGAGCGCAGCCAACGGCTCCATGATATTGACGGAATTTCCGACCAGCAGCTTGATTCTGCTCGCACGGACTACAGTGTGGCTCAGGCAGCTTATGATGATGCCGTTTCTCAATTGGCCGATACGGTCATTAAAGCGCCGATTGACGGTGTCGTCATCGGTAAGCCTACTCCGGCCGGTCAGGCGGTTTCACCGGGATTTTCTTCGCAAATGGTCCTGATGACTATTGCCGATATGGATAAAATGCAAATCCAGACTCAGGTGGACGAGTCGGATATTGGCAAGGTAAAAAACGGTCAGCATGTTACGTTTACTGTTGATGCGTATCCGGGAGAAACCTTTACCGGGGTTGTCTCCAATGTATCGCAAAAAGCCACGGTTCAGTCAAATGTTGTGTATTATAACGTTATGGTGGATGTTGACAACAAGGCGAATCTGCTGAAACCGACCATGACGGCGCGGGTATCCATCAATGTAGGTCAAAGCAGCAATACGCTGGTTGTTCCGCTGACGGCAGTCAAGATGATCAACGGACAGTACGTAGTCGGAGTGGAAAAAGACGGGAAAGTGGAAAATGCGGTTGTGACTACAGGTTTGTCCAATGATGAGAAAATCGAGATTTTAAGCGGACTGACTGACGGTGATCACGTAGTTGTGTCGCAGGTTAAAACCCAGGATAACGCTGCCAAAAGCGGCAATGGCGGTACCAGTGGCGGAATGAATCTATTTCGCGGTATGGGCAGGTAG
- a CDS encoding ABC transporter ATP-binding protein, producing the protein MGDNVVNALAGIDLTVTAGEFTAIMGPSGSGKSTLMNILGCLDRPTVGSYQLDGQEVAALNDDQLATTRNKKIGFVFQSFNLLPRMSAVENVALPLVYGGVEKKERLERAVRALTMVALEQRLDHQPNEMSGGQRQRVAIARALVNDPTIIMADEPTGNLDTKSGNEVIEIFKELHNQGRTIILVTHEPDIAENAKRVITVRDGSIVSDEKKAG; encoded by the coding sequence ATGGGGGACAATGTGGTCAATGCTCTGGCCGGGATTGATTTAACAGTGACCGCCGGTGAGTTTACCGCCATTATGGGACCGTCGGGATCAGGCAAATCAACATTGATGAATATCCTGGGCTGCCTTGACCGGCCGACTGTTGGCTCCTATCAGCTGGACGGACAGGAAGTGGCTGCTTTGAACGATGATCAATTGGCGACGACCCGCAATAAAAAGATTGGTTTTGTATTTCAGAGTTTTAATCTTTTACCTCGTATGTCGGCAGTAGAAAATGTAGCATTGCCTTTGGTCTATGGCGGAGTAGAAAAAAAAGAGCGGCTGGAGCGGGCAGTACGGGCGCTGACAATGGTTGCGCTGGAACAGCGGCTGGATCACCAGCCCAACGAAATGTCGGGGGGACAGCGGCAGCGGGTAGCGATTGCCCGGGCTTTGGTCAACGATCCCACCATCATTATGGCCGATGAACCGACAGGAAACCTGGATACAAAGTCCGGTAACGAGGTCATAGAAATTTTTAAAGAACTGCACAACCAGGGAAGAACCATTATTTTGGTAACGCATGAGCCGGATATTGCCGAAAACGCTAAACGGGTTATTACTGTCAGGGATGGCAGTATTGTATCCGACGAGAAGAAGGCAGGGTGA
- a CDS encoding DUF134 domain-containing protein, with the protein MPRRRCCGIVEEIPCCQRFVPEGGTDTGVYEISLEELEAVRLKDVEGMDQTACAIRMRVSRPTFQRILQRARNKIALALVKGQTIIIQGGHYMLKNRVFECADCGHTWEVEPCSEGGKHGYEIACPKCGSMKKFKLSDEGEKHACGGGHHHGGCCGGHSHE; encoded by the coding sequence ATGCCCCGTAGACGTTGTTGTGGAATCGTCGAAGAAATTCCCTGTTGTCAGCGGTTTGTGCCGGAAGGAGGAACTGATACAGGGGTATATGAAATTTCGCTTGAGGAACTGGAAGCTGTCAGATTGAAAGATGTGGAAGGCATGGATCAGACAGCTTGTGCTATTCGCATGAGAGTATCGCGTCCGACCTTTCAGCGTATTTTACAGCGTGCCAGAAATAAGATTGCCTTGGCGCTAGTGAAGGGTCAGACGATTATAATACAAGGAGGTCATTATATGTTAAAGAACCGAGTTTTTGAGTGTGCCGATTGTGGTCATACCTGGGAAGTTGAACCATGCTCCGAGGGTGGCAAGCATGGGTATGAGATTGCCTGTCCCAAGTGTGGAAGTATGAAGAAGTTCAAGTTAAGCGATGAGGGTGAAAAACATGCCTGCGGCGGTGGGCATCATCACGGCGGCTGCTGCGGGGGACATAGCCACGAATAG
- a CDS encoding ABC transporter permease: MFFESVHIAFEGLKANKLRAILTMLGIIIGVAAVIAMVSIGMGVRSKVEGSIAGLGSNLIIVTPGAPNAAGGPRQAAGSGITLSDKDAQAIAREVSGVNMVAPAVSRQYQVVFGNQNWTTSVQGTTPEIVGIRSFTLDQGTFFTNQDVESRSRVAVLGKTVADNLFGGISPVGQTIRVNKAPFRVVGVLAGKGQSAGGMDQDDTVIVPLTTAQERLMGITYVQNINVQAAGADVINQVQNDITALLRARHHLIGNTADDFTVRNLVAVMETAGEATNTITLLLANVAAISLLVGGIGIMNIMLVSVTERTREIGIRKALGARFSNILLQFLIEAVVIGVTGGMIGIALGIGASFVISTIAGWQTVVSYSAVLVAFAFSVVIGLFFGIYPARKAALLDPIEALRYE; encoded by the coding sequence ATGTTTTTTGAGAGTGTCCATATCGCCTTTGAAGGTCTTAAAGCCAATAAGCTAAGAGCTATTTTGACCATGCTGGGAATTATTATCGGGGTGGCGGCGGTTATTGCCATGGTTTCTATCGGGATGGGTGTGCGGTCGAAAGTAGAGGGATCGATTGCCGGATTAGGCAGCAACCTGATTATTGTAACTCCCGGAGCTCCCAATGCAGCAGGCGGCCCACGGCAGGCCGCCGGATCGGGTATTACCTTATCGGATAAAGACGCTCAGGCGATTGCCCGGGAGGTATCAGGGGTGAATATGGTAGCGCCTGCCGTGAGCAGACAGTATCAAGTAGTGTTCGGCAATCAAAACTGGACAACCAGTGTCCAGGGAACTACGCCGGAAATTGTCGGTATTCGCAGTTTTACCTTAGATCAGGGAACCTTTTTCACCAACCAGGATGTAGAATCCCGGTCAAGAGTAGCCGTACTGGGCAAAACAGTAGCCGACAACTTATTCGGCGGAATTTCTCCGGTGGGACAGACCATTCGTGTCAATAAAGCGCCTTTCCGGGTGGTGGGTGTTCTGGCAGGCAAAGGACAGTCCGCCGGCGGTATGGATCAGGATGATACGGTTATCGTTCCCTTGACGACGGCTCAGGAACGGCTTATGGGCATAACGTATGTGCAGAACATTAATGTCCAGGCTGCCGGGGCTGATGTGATTAATCAGGTGCAAAACGATATTACTGCGTTGCTGCGGGCACGGCATCATCTGATCGGAAATACAGCCGATGACTTTACAGTGCGAAACCTGGTAGCAGTTATGGAGACGGCCGGCGAGGCAACCAATACCATAACTTTGCTATTGGCGAATGTCGCCGCCATTTCTCTGCTGGTCGGCGGGATCGGCATCATGAATATCATGCTGGTGTCGGTGACGGAACGAACCCGGGAGATTGGTATCCGGAAAGCCCTGGGAGCCCGGTTTTCCAATATTCTGCTGCAATTTCTGATTGAAGCGGTAGTGATTGGAGTAACCGGGGGCATGATTGGAATTGCCTTAGGAATAGGAGCTTCTTTCGTGATTTCCACTATTGCCGGCTGGCAGACGGTGGTTTCATACTCCGCCGTGCTTGTGGCTTTTGCCTTCTCGGTGGTGATCGGTCTGTTTTTTGGTATCTATCCCGCCCGGAAAGCGGCATTGTTAGATCCGATTGAAGCGCTGCGGTATGAATGA
- a CDS encoding HAMP domain-containing sensor histidine kinase, which produces MFKKTLWQLTALNSTVFLLIFIVLGATLYAYVNHQLFDDVDDSMQNKVEAFQIVNGRPRMVITQAVSFDPRTFLLLRDSNDNIINLNPLAFDDVEQVPGLLDGLRSGAPQSRKLANHVYRIVIRPYVYAENTLIRPDAAPAAISEIIAVSIVDSEVAMLRRLFFVLMASLFAGTLAITFASYYLANRALIPIKAAWDKQQQFTADASHELRTPLAVIKSNAELLLRHPEHSVEQESIRITNILRETIRMNKLVTTLLTLTRADANQIDLRFAALNLSDLIHSLVGQFRPLAEIKKIELLSTVQPSLKILADEERIYQMLVIVLDNALKYTNRQGKVQLLCYGQANSVVIQIEDTGCGIAAADMPHIFDRFFRGDKARSRETGGSGLGLAIAQWIVEKHNGKIQVESRIGMGTKFSIILPIK; this is translated from the coding sequence ATGTTTAAAAAGACGCTATGGCAGCTTACCGCCTTAAATTCGACGGTTTTTCTCTTGATATTTATTGTTTTGGGAGCAACGCTCTATGCGTATGTGAATCATCAATTGTTTGATGATGTTGACGATTCGATGCAAAATAAGGTAGAAGCTTTTCAGATCGTTAATGGCCGGCCGCGCATGGTGATTACCCAGGCAGTTTCGTTTGACCCCCGGACCTTTCTGCTGCTGCGGGACAGTAATGACAACATTATTAATCTGAACCCGTTAGCCTTTGATGATGTTGAGCAGGTGCCGGGCTTGCTGGATGGTCTGAGAAGCGGTGCTCCTCAATCAAGAAAGTTGGCCAACCATGTGTATCGCATTGTAATCCGGCCTTATGTTTATGCCGAGAACACATTGATCAGGCCTGACGCTGCGCCGGCTGCTATCAGCGAGATCATTGCCGTGAGTATTGTGGACTCGGAAGTCGCCATGCTGCGCCGACTGTTTTTTGTTTTGATGGCGAGTTTATTTGCCGGTACCCTGGCTATCACCTTTGCCAGCTATTACTTGGCGAATCGGGCGCTGATTCCGATTAAGGCAGCCTGGGATAAGCAGCAGCAATTTACGGCCGATGCTTCGCATGAGCTGCGGACGCCGCTTGCGGTGATTAAGAGCAATGCCGAACTGCTGCTCAGACATCCCGAACATAGTGTGGAACAGGAAAGCATCCGGATTACCAATATACTTAGAGAAACAATCCGGATGAATAAACTTGTCACTACTTTGCTGACTCTTACCCGGGCCGATGCGAATCAAATTGACCTTCGGTTTGCCGCTTTAAATTTAAGCGATCTGATTCATTCCCTAGTCGGGCAGTTCCGTCCCTTGGCGGAGATAAAAAAAATAGAATTACTGTCAACGGTGCAGCCTTCCTTGAAGATCTTGGCCGACGAGGAACGTATTTATCAAATGTTGGTGATTGTGCTGGATAATGCGCTGAAATATACGAACCGGCAGGGGAAGGTGCAGCTCCTTTGTTATGGGCAGGCAAATAGTGTGGTTATTCAAATTGAGGATACGGGCTGCGGCATCGCGGCGGCGGATATGCCCCATATTTTTGATCGGTTTTTCCGGGGAGATAAAGCGCGTTCCCGGGAAACAGGGGGGAGTGGACTGGGACTGGCGATTGCCCAGTGGATTGTTGAAAAGCATAACGGAAAAATTCAAGTGGAAAGCCGGATTGGCATGGGTACGAAGTTCTCCATTATTCTTCCGATAAAATGA
- a CDS encoding spore germination protein: MIDNIVVNSIRYLKKLITYQPPQSAKPFVLEESPYDKQRQNSPGSSRKNRLTDDAQEIQKLLVQARELENTMEKAKTAIEKGKAASLKEIAEQLRELGKRQIELDPIALSYDTQIEVIQRIVSTSLDENEAILRTLYNLPENKDLIIRHFEIPSSSPVEAMIVFLDGMIDKNTINMSVLQPLMIFGHTIENGENLIATIVSAALPNNETKLLAGFREIADNINRGDSAVFFAGAKEAVVVSTKGYATRGIGRPMLEQTVRGSQSAFSESLRINTGLLRTMLPSNDLVTEIITVGDRIPAKCAIIYMKSIVNPALVREVKRRIRSIRTDYIVDIGILEQFIEDHPKMPFPQMLSTERPDRTAVNIVEGRVAILLDGIPFAHIAPVSFFSFFHTMEDFSLKIPAGSFMRLLRLVSSFFTITLPSIYLAINYFHPEALPTEMLLAIAGAREAVPFPALLEIVIMEASFELIREAGLRIPGMLGSTIGIVGAIILGQAAVAANIVSPVLVVVIAITGLASFALPDYRFSFGVRLTRFIFLLLAASLGLVGVSFGLLLLTVMLSSMKSIGVPYMTPIGPKTNAGLDAVIRGPVFQQEFRPDELNAQDERRQPRISRQWIKRHGERGNRQ, from the coding sequence ATGATTGACAATATTGTTGTAAACAGTATTCGCTATCTGAAAAAGTTGATTACTTACCAACCGCCTCAAAGTGCGAAGCCATTTGTCCTTGAAGAAAGCCCTTATGACAAGCAGCGGCAAAATTCCCCGGGAAGTTCAAGAAAAAATCGTCTAACCGACGACGCCCAAGAAATTCAAAAATTGCTGGTGCAGGCTCGCGAACTGGAAAATACAATGGAGAAAGCGAAGACTGCAATTGAAAAAGGGAAAGCCGCTTCGCTCAAAGAAATAGCCGAACAGCTGAGAGAATTGGGGAAAAGGCAAATTGAACTGGATCCAATTGCACTTTCCTATGATACGCAGATCGAGGTTATACAGCGTATTGTGAGCACTAGTCTGGATGAGAACGAGGCGATTTTACGAACTCTATATAATCTGCCGGAAAACAAAGACTTGATTATCCGGCATTTTGAAATACCCAGCAGTTCGCCCGTCGAAGCCATGATCGTGTTCTTGGATGGAATGATTGACAAAAATACGATTAATATGTCTGTTCTTCAACCATTAATGATATTTGGCCATACGATTGAGAATGGAGAAAATCTCATTGCAACCATTGTGTCGGCAGCGTTACCGAATAATGAAACGAAGCTGCTGGCCGGGTTTCGCGAAATTGCCGATAATATCAACCGGGGCGATTCTGCCGTTTTTTTTGCCGGAGCGAAGGAAGCGGTTGTTGTTTCTACCAAGGGGTATGCTACCCGGGGTATCGGGCGCCCGATGCTGGAACAGACAGTAAGAGGGTCGCAGTCGGCATTTAGTGAATCTCTGCGGATCAATACCGGCTTGCTGCGGACTATGCTGCCGTCAAACGATCTGGTGACTGAAATTATAACAGTAGGTGATCGTATTCCGGCCAAATGCGCCATCATCTATATGAAATCCATTGTCAATCCGGCTTTAGTCCGGGAGGTTAAGCGCCGTATCCGGAGTATCCGTACTGATTATATTGTCGATATCGGGATATTGGAACAGTTTATCGAGGATCACCCCAAGATGCCTTTTCCCCAAATGCTGTCTACCGAGCGGCCTGATCGGACGGCGGTCAATATTGTTGAGGGCCGGGTTGCTATTTTGCTTGACGGAATTCCTTTCGCTCATATTGCGCCGGTGAGCTTTTTTAGTTTTTTTCACACCATGGAAGATTTTAGTTTAAAAATACCTGCCGGCAGTTTCATGCGGCTGCTGCGGTTAGTTTCCTCTTTCTTCACCATTACTCTGCCTTCCATTTATCTTGCGATTAATTATTTCCATCCGGAAGCGCTGCCGACGGAAATGCTGCTGGCAATTGCCGGTGCCAGGGAAGCCGTTCCATTTCCGGCCTTGCTGGAAATCGTGATTATGGAAGCCTCCTTTGAGCTTATTCGGGAAGCCGGTTTGCGTATACCCGGTATGCTTGGTTCTACCATTGGCATTGTCGGCGCCATCATTCTTGGTCAGGCGGCGGTTGCCGCCAATATTGTCAGTCCTGTCCTGGTGGTTGTGATTGCGATTACCGGGTTAGCGTCCTTTGCACTACCGGATTATCGATTTTCTTTTGGTGTCCGGCTTACCCGATTTATTTTTTTGCTGCTGGCCGCTTCCTTGGGACTGGTTGGAGTTTCTTTCGGGTTACTGTTGCTGACGGTAATGTTATCTTCCATGAAATCAATCGGCGTTCCCTATATGACTCCCATCGGGCCAAAAACAAACGCCGGTTTAGATGCAGTTATACGGGGACCGGTATTTCAGCAGGAATTCCGACCTGATGAGCTGAATGCGCAGGATGAAAGAAGGCAGCCTCGCATAAGCCGTCAATGGATTAAAAGACACGGTGAGAGGGGAAATCGGCAGTGA
- a CDS encoding GerAB/ArcD/ProY family transporter has protein sequence MSYKTGRMGMAEGIALVFVLTIPRLFLTAPAEVVDAAGPIGWLIPLFSSITPLIAFWLLVYVLMQTAGDDLFTAAQHFLGPIVGFGIGLFYAVMFLLNAAILLRQFAENTLLTALPLLEFSTAVGLYVLVAAIVIYASIEGLSRAAYIILPFGTVAIIISLLLLFPFYNFYHLFPWQGKGLGTLFKSSILLSGANIGVIALAILAPSFQNLRTIKIAGLFGLGGVALLRTASTLAFVMIFGCGAGREKTLAFFEMVRLVNLSRYLQRVEALFILLWVIVGVLAIAANLYVGMYLITRLFNLPALRPIIPIVCLLIAQIAMIPDDITDVIQLAREFNIIYMNVGLYAIPFLLFIAAFIRRRKRRAGACTAES, from the coding sequence GTGAGCTATAAGACGGGACGAATGGGGATGGCTGAGGGCATTGCTTTGGTTTTTGTTTTAACAATTCCGCGGCTGTTTTTGACGGCACCGGCCGAGGTTGTCGATGCAGCCGGGCCAATCGGCTGGCTTATCCCTCTGTTTTCCAGTATTACGCCGCTAATCGCATTTTGGCTGCTGGTTTATGTTTTAATGCAGACAGCGGGAGACGATTTGTTTACTGCGGCTCAACATTTTCTGGGACCGATAGTAGGATTTGGTATTGGCCTGTTTTATGCCGTTATGTTTTTGCTGAATGCAGCAATCTTATTAAGACAGTTCGCCGAGAATACGCTTTTGACAGCGCTGCCGTTGCTGGAGTTTAGTACCGCTGTCGGTTTATATGTTCTGGTTGCGGCGATAGTAATATACGCGAGTATTGAGGGACTGTCACGGGCTGCCTATATCATTCTTCCCTTTGGCACCGTTGCTATCATTATCAGTCTATTATTACTGTTTCCTTTTTATAATTTTTATCACTTGTTTCCCTGGCAGGGAAAAGGACTGGGAACGTTATTCAAATCCAGTATTTTGCTATCCGGAGCTAATATCGGAGTGATAGCCCTTGCCATTCTGGCCCCTTCCTTTCAGAATTTGAGGACAATTAAAATTGCCGGCCTTTTTGGTTTGGGCGGAGTCGCCTTATTGAGGACAGCTTCGACACTGGCCTTTGTCATGATATTCGGCTGCGGCGCCGGCCGGGAAAAAACACTGGCTTTTTTTGAAATGGTGCGATTGGTGAACTTAAGCCGTTACTTACAGCGGGTCGAGGCATTGTTTATTTTATTATGGGTCATTGTTGGTGTGCTTGCGATTGCGGCAAATTTATATGTTGGCATGTATCTGATTACCCGTTTATTTAATTTGCCGGCACTTCGGCCGATTATTCCGATTGTTTGTTTGTTGATAGCGCAAATAGCGATGATTCCTGACGATATTACCGACGTTATTCAACTGGCCAGAGAATTCAATATAATATATATGAATGTCGGTCTCTATGCTATTCCGTTCCTGTTATTCATCGCCGCTTTCATCAGACGCCGGAAAAGGAGGGCTGGGGCGTGTACTGCAGAATCATAG
- a CDS encoding TolC family protein yields MAGKRKKMPAFVLAAMGVFLVNSSLVFADAPLVSLDDSVAMALKNNSAIKIALTDRDKALLGIDEAKAGGGPTLSLSSSGNRSMNMAEGTPGNSFSNSLRLSMPLYTGGRLAGQVDQAKLNAHAADLGVIKAQQQTTLAATTAYFTVLQSHNMVKVNQEAVDSLTAHLNNVQAQYSVGTVAKSDVLGTQVQLANAQQNLTKAQNAYDVAVSSLNNITGMPLDTQNTYQDDLSYTPYAMSLDDSITAALKNRPEIGQSKDSVDAAKVGVKVADSGHLPTVSVSGAEGWSDNNFPGTANNNWSVGISASWNLFDSGLTNAKVKEAKAAADKAAEQDKSTHDSIELEVRQDYLSMKEAEQRIQTSSVAVDQAADALKIAEAKYQAGAGTNLDVMDAELDLTQAKTNHTQALYDYNTNKAKLETAIGGVSE; encoded by the coding sequence ATGGCAGGCAAACGTAAAAAAATGCCGGCATTCGTTTTAGCAGCGATGGGGGTATTCCTGGTCAATTCTTCCCTGGTTTTTGCCGATGCGCCGCTAGTATCCTTGGATGACAGTGTTGCTATGGCGCTTAAAAATAATTCGGCAATTAAAATAGCGCTGACGGATCGGGATAAGGCTCTGTTGGGAATTGATGAAGCGAAAGCAGGCGGAGGACCGACTCTGTCTCTCAGCAGCAGCGGCAACCGGAGTATGAACATGGCGGAAGGAACACCGGGTAACAGCTTTAGCAATTCTTTGCGTCTCAGTATGCCGTTGTATACCGGCGGACGTCTTGCAGGGCAGGTAGATCAGGCAAAGCTAAATGCTCACGCAGCTGATCTTGGCGTTATAAAAGCGCAGCAGCAAACCACGTTGGCAGCGACCACTGCTTATTTTACTGTGCTGCAAAGCCATAACATGGTTAAGGTAAACCAAGAGGCTGTGGACAGTTTGACCGCCCATTTGAATAACGTCCAAGCGCAGTACAGCGTTGGTACAGTTGCCAAGAGTGATGTCCTCGGCACGCAGGTCCAGTTGGCCAACGCCCAGCAGAACTTGACTAAGGCGCAGAATGCTTACGATGTGGCAGTATCCAGCTTGAATAACATTACCGGGATGCCGTTGGATACACAAAATACCTACCAGGATGATTTGAGTTATACGCCTTATGCGATGTCTCTGGATGACAGCATTACTGCCGCATTGAAAAACCGGCCGGAAATTGGTCAAAGTAAAGACAGCGTTGATGCTGCCAAAGTCGGTGTAAAAGTTGCTGACAGCGGCCATTTACCGACAGTGAGCGTATCTGGAGCAGAAGGATGGTCGGACAATAATTTTCCGGGAACTGCTAATAACAACTGGTCGGTAGGCATTAGCGCCAGCTGGAATTTATTTGATTCCGGCTTAACCAATGCCAAGGTGAAGGAAGCGAAAGCGGCAGCTGATAAGGCGGCTGAGCAGGATAAATCAACTCATGACAGCATTGAACTGGAAGTGCGACAGGATTACCTCAGTATGAAAGAAGCGGAGCAACGTATTCAGACATCCTCTGTAGCTGTTGATCAGGCAGCCGATGCGCTGAAGATCGCCGAGGCGAAATACCAGGCCGGTGCCGGAACAAATTTGGATGTTATGGATGCTGAACTGGACTTAACTCAGGCGAAAACCAATCATACGCAAGCTTTGTATGATTATAACACCAATAAGGCAAAGTTGGAAACCGCTATTGGTGGTGTTAGCGAGTGA
- a CDS encoding C-GCAxxG-C-C family (seleno)protein codes for MLSELIKEGFGEKEDYNCAEKLLYGANQAYGLHLDPNALKVSAGFGGGMAIENVCGALTASIMVLGILFVKDRAHESSRIKDLTKELFDAYKKEMGDINCAYLKDHHRNEEIKCRNIIAKAAEILDQIISREKGTAKA; via the coding sequence ATGCTAAGCGAGCTAATTAAAGAAGGTTTTGGCGAAAAAGAAGATTATAATTGTGCGGAAAAACTTTTATATGGAGCCAACCAAGCTTACGGCTTACATTTAGATCCAAATGCCTTAAAAGTATCTGCCGGCTTCGGCGGAGGAATGGCGATCGAGAATGTATGCGGTGCCCTCACTGCATCCATCATGGTATTAGGAATCTTATTCGTTAAAGACAGAGCTCACGAAAGTTCCCGGATAAAAGATCTGACCAAGGAGCTGTTTGACGCCTATAAGAAAGAAATGGGCGATATTAACTGTGCCTACTTGAAAGACCATCATCGCAATGAAGAAATAAAATGCCGGAATATTATTGCGAAAGCGGCAGAAATTCTCGACCAAATTATTTCCCGGGAAAAGGGAACTGCTAAAGCATAA
- a CDS encoding aminopeptidase yields MNEGLLEKYASLVVKMGVNIHKGQTLVISSPLECAPFVRILSRAAYQQGAREVVLNWKDELSAQIKFMHAPEEIFDEFPDWQKEFYLFYLRQGAAFISIAASDPELLKNVDPTRVARTQKAGNTALKEYRESMMSNKNVWSVISVPTKAWAKKVFPDMDEASAVGKLWEAILQTVRVDAADPAAAWEQHKQNLKTRMNFLNSHQFKFLRYQNSLGTKLTVELPTNHIWLGGSEYTPEGVEFMANMPTEEVFTMPKKTGVNGTVFSSRPLNYNGSLIDRFSLTFKAGKIVDFTAETGDEILKKLIETDEGSCYLGEVALVPYDSPISNSKILYYNTLFDENASCHLAMGKAYPVCLQNGENMTKKALEQAGANDSLVHVDFMVGTEDLTIIGVTADGKEIPVFKDGNFARK; encoded by the coding sequence ATGAATGAAGGTTTATTGGAAAAGTATGCTTCTTTAGTTGTGAAGATGGGTGTAAACATTCATAAAGGCCAAACGCTGGTAATTTCTTCGCCGCTTGAATGCGCTCCTTTTGTCCGCATTTTGTCCCGGGCTGCTTATCAGCAGGGAGCCCGGGAAGTCGTGCTGAATTGGAAGGATGAGCTGTCGGCTCAAATTAAGTTTATGCATGCGCCGGAGGAAATCTTTGATGAATTTCCCGATTGGCAAAAAGAATTTTATCTGTTTTATCTGCGGCAGGGAGCCGCTTTTATCAGTATCGCCGCTTCCGACCCGGAACTATTAAAAAATGTGGATCCGACACGAGTCGCCAGGACGCAGAAAGCCGGCAATACTGCCCTTAAAGAATACCGGGAAAGCATGATGAGCAATAAGAATGTCTGGAGCGTGATATCGGTTCCTACGAAAGCCTGGGCCAAAAAGGTTTTTCCTGACATGGACGAAGCGAGCGCTGTGGGAAAATTGTGGGAAGCAATTTTACAAACCGTCAGAGTGGATGCTGCTGACCCGGCGGCTGCCTGGGAACAACACAAGCAAAATCTCAAGACAAGGATGAATTTTTTAAATTCCCATCAATTTAAATTCTTACGTTATCAGAATTCATTAGGTACTAAGCTGACGGTTGAGCTGCCGACGAATCACATCTGGCTGGGAGGTTCGGAATATACACCGGAGGGTGTGGAATTTATGGCCAATATGCCTACGGAAGAAGTATTTACTATGCCGAAGAAGACAGGCGTAAACGGCACGGTGTTCAGTTCCAGACCCTTAAACTACAACGGCAGCCTGATCGACCGGTTTTCTCTTACTTTTAAAGCGGGAAAGATTGTAGACTTTACAGCGGAAACAGGCGATGAAATACTGAAAAAACTCATCGAAACCGATGAAGGTTCCTGCTATCTGGGAGAAGTGGCGCTGGTCCCTTACGATTCGCCAATTTCCAATTCGAAAATATTATATTATAATACGCTGTTTGATGAAAACGCCTCCTGCCACCTGGCAATGGGTAAGGCTTATCCGGTATGTCTCCAAAACGGGGAGAATATGACAAAAAAAGCATTGGAACAGGCGGGAGCTAACGACTCCCTGGTTCATGTGGACTTTATGGTAGGAACGGAAGATTTAACGATAATAGGAGTTACTGCGGACGGTAAGGAAATTCCGGTATTTAAAGACGGCAATTTCGCCAGAAAATAA